In Ostrea edulis chromosome 4, xbOstEdul1.1, whole genome shotgun sequence, a single window of DNA contains:
- the LOC125670575 gene encoding nuclear protein localization protein 4 homolog, with amino-acid sequence MSKSKQIIVRVQSAEHGTKRIESKPLETVAEFLNKVQKEFGLGDTGWNVYKSRDKKEWIRTSRAKTLETYKVKHGDMLFLLSSDRKQSNASIDSMSSGSGTSNITGDMGSVSISGSSMSSGSSQSVVEDEVDQILYKEDGKIYREKNEQLCRHGPQGKCLHCVPLEPYDEEFLKSCDPPIKFLSFHSHIRKLTGGVDRGKFVSLENLSCKIKPGCTEHPPWPGGICTKCQPNAVTLNRQRYRHVDYVMFENASIVDRFLNYWRRTGNQRLGIMYGRYEPHKDTPLGIKATVAAIYEPPQKSHKNVLQLLADPAEERVNRVADSLGVRPVGWIFTDLLAEDLSKGSVKHFRGNINSHFLSAQECIMAADFQNKYTNPCKLSPDGHFGSKFVTVVVTGDASNQIHFEGYQVSNQCMALVNDDCLIPTKDAPELGYIKESSEKQYVPDVFYKVKDSYGNEVTQLARPLPVEYLLVDMPAAFPLSAQYTFKAHLHTDAKLFPVEYRQEIGETQDYTSLSTYLQQFPPDRFLEAVSDFHLLVFLATSEIIPLKDSIVPLLEAVKTNDLDKAFQFMKCQEWATVEEIMAAHETSPRVQRETSYVGPGASPLPPIGSGAGAGLWTCAHCTYLNIPEKNACDMCSLPK; translated from the exons ATTGTTCGAGTACAGTCAGCAGAACATGGGACAAAAAGAATTGAATCCAAACCTCTGGAAACAGTGGCAGAATTCTTGAACAAG GTGCAGAAGGAATTTGGATTAGGTGACACCGGTTGGAATGTCTATAAATCACGGGATAAAAAAGAATGGATCAGAACATCCAGGGCTAAAACTCTTGAAACTTACAAAGTCAA GCATGGAGACATGTTGTTTCTGCTTTCATCCGACCGTAAACAGAGCAATGCTAGCATTGATAGTATGAGCAGTGGGTCTGGTACCTCCAACATAACAGGCGATATGGGATCTGTCAGTATATCAGGCTCGTCAATGTCCTCGGGCTCCTCACAATCTGTTGTTGAGGATGAGGTGGATCAGATCCTGTATAAAGAAGATGGCAAAATCTACAGAGAAAAGAACGAACAACT tTGTCGTCACGGACCTCAAGGCAAATGTCTGCACTGTGTTCCTCTAGAG CCATATGATGAAGAATTTTTGAAGAGCTGTGACCCTCCTATAAAATTTCTATCATTTCATTCACACATCAGAAAACTGACTGGGGGTGTAGATAG AGGAAAATTTGTGTCCTTGGAGAACTTAAGTTGTAAGATTAAACCAGGATGTACTGAGCACCCCCCATGGCCAGGAGGCATCTGTACCAAGTGTCAGCCAAATGCAGTTACACTCAATAGACAG aggTACAGACATGTGGACTATGTGATGTTTGAAAATGCTTCAATAGTCGACAGATTCTTGAACTACTGGCGAAGAACAGGGAATCAGAGGCTAGGAATCATGTATGGTCGATACGAGCCTCATAAAGACACGCCGTTAGGTATAAAGGCCACAGTAGCTGCTATTTATGAACCTCCACAG AAAAGTCACAAAAACGTTCTACAACTGTTGGCGGACCCCGCAGAAGAACGGGTAAACAGAGTGGCTGATTCTCTTGGTGTTCGCCCGGTGGGATGGATATTTACTGATCTACTGGCGGAGGATCTTAGCAAAGGCAGTGTTAAGCACTTCAGAGGAAATATT AATTCTCATTTTCTAAGTGCCCAAGAGTGCATCATGGCTGCTGATTTCCAAAACAAATATACCAATCCCTGTAAATTGTCTCCAGATGGACATTTTGGATCCAAGTTTGTTACTGTTGTAGTAACAG GTGATGCCTCCAATCAGATTCATTTTGAGGGTTATCAGGTGTCCAATCAATGTATGGCCTTGGTTAATGATGACTGTCTGATTCCAACTAAGGATGCCCCAGAACTGGGCTATATCAAAGAGTCTTCAGAAAAACAGTATGTTCCAGATGTATTTTACAAG GTGAAGGACTCCTATGGTAATGAGGTCACACAGCTAGCGAGACCGCTGCCTGTGGAGTATCTTTTGGTGGACATGCCAGCAGCTTTTCCACTTTCTGCTCAGTACACCTTTAAAGCTCACCTTCACACAGATGCCAAGCTATTCCCAGTGGAGTATCGACAGGAGATAGGAGAAACACAA GACTACACCTCCCTGTCCACCTATCTACAACAATTCCCGCCTGACAGATTCCTGGAGGCAGTGTCAGATTTCCATCTTCTGGTTTTCCTCGCAACATCTGAAATAATTCCATTAAAG GACTCAATAGTACCATTACTGGAGGCGGTGAAAACAAATGACTTAGACAAAGCATTTCAGTTCATGAAATGTCAAGAGTGGGCGACAGTGGAAGAAATCATGGCTGCTCATG aaacatcaCCCAGGGTACAAAGGGAGACTTCATATGTGGGTCCCGGGGCATCTCCGCTACCCCCTATAGGGTCTGGAGCAGGAGCTGGACTGTGGACATGTGCTCATTGTACCTACCTTAACATACCAGAGAAAAATGCATGTGATATGTGCTCATTACCAAAGTGA